One segment of Candidatus Latescibacterota bacterium DNA contains the following:
- a CDS encoding 4Fe-4S dicluster domain-containing protein, whose protein sequence is MADLAVDLFGLHFPNPVWPAAGPTVRDGELILRQVAGGAGGVVCKTISSVPAPVPKYHMMNLAKNRRGGMLNAELWSELPAEQWFDREYGIALTAPVPIIASLGYTAEEVARLGKRAEAAGVHALEVTVHYAQEEPWQVMKALREAVDIPIIAKLSPHDPVTVIDAAVKLEPYVDAIAAVNSLGPALRIDVERCQRIMGTEYGYGWLSGPPIKPVALRIVFDIARSVKVPVIGVGGIRTGVDVVEFLMAGASAVQVCTANIYEGPQVFARINRELEAWLDEHGYASAREIVGLYPRKLDAEAGRTFDGLGTTGRVHLEGPPPMVTPDACTLCNLCVVSCEYDALRIDKAEDPEAVIIEDERCFVCGLCVTVCPTAALTLDLDATLGPAGPIQPEPRAGKRT, encoded by the coding sequence ATGGCTGACCTCGCGGTGGACCTCTTCGGTCTCCACTTTCCCAACCCCGTGTGGCCGGCGGCCGGGCCCACCGTCCGCGACGGCGAGCTGATCCTGCGCCAGGTGGCCGGCGGCGCCGGCGGTGTGGTCTGCAAGACCATCAGCAGCGTGCCCGCGCCCGTGCCCAAGTACCACATGATGAACCTGGCCAAGAATCGACGGGGCGGCATGCTCAACGCCGAGCTCTGGAGCGAGCTGCCGGCCGAGCAGTGGTTCGACCGCGAGTACGGCATCGCGCTCACGGCGCCGGTCCCCATCATCGCGAGCCTCGGCTACACCGCCGAGGAGGTGGCCCGCCTCGGCAAGCGCGCCGAGGCCGCGGGGGTGCACGCGCTCGAGGTCACGGTGCACTACGCGCAGGAAGAGCCCTGGCAGGTGATGAAGGCGCTGCGCGAGGCCGTGGACATTCCCATCATCGCGAAGCTCAGTCCACATGACCCTGTGACTGTAATCGACGCCGCCGTGAAGCTCGAGCCCTACGTGGACGCCATCGCGGCCGTCAACAGCCTGGGGCCGGCGCTGCGCATCGACGTGGAGCGCTGCCAGCGCATCATGGGCACCGAGTACGGCTACGGCTGGCTGAGCGGGCCGCCGATCAAGCCGGTGGCGCTGCGGATCGTCTTCGACATCGCGCGCTCGGTGAAGGTGCCGGTGATCGGCGTCGGCGGCATCCGCACGGGCGTGGACGTGGTGGAGTTCCTCATGGCCGGCGCGAGCGCGGTGCAGGTCTGCACGGCGAACATCTACGAGGGGCCGCAGGTCTTCGCGCGCATCAACCGCGAGCTGGAGGCCTGGCTCGACGAGCACGGCTACGCCAGCGCGCGCGAGATCGTGGGCCTCTACCCGCGCAAGCTCGACGCCGAGGCGGGCCGCACCTTCGACGGCCTCGGCACCACCGGCCGCGTGCACCTGGAGGGACCGCCGCCCATGGTGACGCCCGACGCCTGCACGCTCTGCAACCTCTGCGTCGTGAGCTGCGAGTACGACGCCCTGCGCATCGACAAGGCCGAGGACCCCGAGGCGGTCATCATCGAGGACGAGCGCTGCTTCGTCTGCGGGCTCTGCGTCACCGTCTGCCCCACGGCCGCGCTCACCCTCGACCTCGACGCGACCCTCGGCCCGGCCGGGCCCATCCAGCCGGAGCCGCGCGCGGGGAAGCGCACATGA
- a CDS encoding 8-oxoguanine deaminase, with the protein MSLLIRNARLVATMDDADRRLEAASVLIEGGRIAALGPDASLVGRFAPAQRVIDGADLLVTPGLVNTHHHLYQTLTRALPGAQDAPLFDWLLHHYPIWRHLDADMLAIATRTGLAELLLSGCTLTSDHHYLYPAGTHGHLVDVQIEEARALGIRFQPTRGSMSLGESAGGLPPDAVCQSEATILADCRRLAASSDPAPGAMLRIDLAPCSPFSVTADTLRATAALAREAGLRLHTHVAETLDEERYCLEQFGRRPVAHMHALGWTGPDVWYAHAVHLDDSEIALLGETGTGVAHCPSSNMRLGSGVARIKELLAAGAPVGLAVDGSASNDGSRLLPEARQMLLLSRLRKPAHWLTVDEVWRVATRGGAAVLGRAELGSIAPGQWADLALWDLGGLEMAGAQADPLGGLLLAGAAAAPRPRFVIVNGRVVVDDGRIPGLDERAHAGRHNAAAATLLERALAEGGA; encoded by the coding sequence ATGAGCCTGCTCATCCGCAACGCGCGGCTCGTGGCCACCATGGACGACGCGGACCGCCGCCTCGAGGCCGCCAGCGTGCTGATCGAGGGTGGGCGCATCGCGGCCCTGGGTCCGGACGCGTCGCTCGTCGGGCGCTTCGCGCCGGCGCAGCGGGTCATAGACGGCGCGGATCTCCTGGTGACGCCGGGTCTCGTCAACACGCATCACCACCTCTACCAGACGCTCACCCGCGCGCTGCCCGGCGCGCAGGACGCGCCGCTCTTCGACTGGCTGCTGCACCACTACCCGATCTGGCGGCATCTGGACGCCGACATGCTCGCCATCGCCACGCGCACGGGCCTGGCCGAGCTGCTGCTCTCGGGCTGCACGCTGACCAGCGACCACCACTATCTCTACCCGGCTGGAACCCACGGCCATCTAGTAGACGTGCAGATCGAGGAGGCCCGCGCGCTCGGGATCCGCTTCCAGCCCACGCGCGGCTCCATGAGCCTCGGCGAGAGCGCGGGCGGGCTGCCGCCGGACGCCGTCTGCCAGAGCGAGGCGACGATCCTCGCCGACTGCCGTCGCCTGGCCGCGAGCAGCGATCCCGCGCCGGGCGCCATGCTGCGCATCGACCTGGCGCCGTGTTCGCCGTTCTCTGTCACCGCGGACACGCTGCGCGCCACGGCGGCCCTGGCCCGGGAGGCGGGGCTGCGCCTGCACACCCACGTGGCCGAGACGCTGGACGAGGAGCGCTACTGCCTCGAGCAGTTCGGCCGCCGTCCGGTGGCCCACATGCACGCGCTGGGCTGGACGGGCCCGGACGTCTGGTACGCCCACGCGGTCCACCTGGACGACAGCGAGATCGCCCTGCTCGGCGAGACCGGCACCGGCGTCGCGCACTGTCCCAGCAGCAACATGCGCCTGGGCAGCGGCGTCGCGCGGATCAAGGAACTGCTGGCCGCGGGCGCGCCCGTGGGTCTGGCCGTGGACGGCTCCGCCTCCAACGACGGCTCCCGCCTTCTCCCCGAGGCCCGCCAGATGCTTCTTCTCAGCCGCCTGCGCAAGCCCGCGCACTGGCTCACGGTGGACGAGGTCTGGCGCGTCGCCACGCGCGGCGGCGCGGCGGTGCTCGGCCGCGCGGAGCTGGGCAGCATCGCGCCCGGGCAGTGGGCCGACCTCGCGCTCTGGGACCTCGGCGGCCTGGAGATGGCCGGCGCGCAGGCGGATCCCCTGGGCGGGCTGCTGCTCGCCGGAGCGGCCGCCGCGCCGCGGCCCCGCTTCGTGATCGTCAACGGGCGCGTGGTGGTGGACGACGGCCGCATCCCCGGCCTCGACGAGCGCGCCCACGCCGGGCGGCACAACGCGGCGGCGGCGACACTGCTCGAGCGCGCACTGGCGGAGGGAGGTGCATGA
- a CDS encoding TIGR03987 family protein — protein sequence MSTAVAVSAVLITLALVFYTLGVWAERIARLLKPWHVAVFWTGLGFDVAGTLAMHRLAKGPFSLRDSHTLTGQIALWLMLIHAAWATRVARRGSPEARSRFHRYSVLVWLIWLVPYIGGMIVGMRGRP from the coding sequence ATGTCCACCGCCGTCGCCGTGTCCGCGGTCCTCATCACCCTGGCGCTGGTCTTCTACACGCTCGGGGTCTGGGCCGAGCGCATCGCGCGGCTGCTCAAGCCCTGGCACGTGGCGGTGTTCTGGACCGGCCTCGGCTTCGACGTCGCCGGCACGCTGGCCATGCACCGTCTCGCGAAAGGTCCCTTCTCCCTGCGCGACAGCCACACGCTCACGGGACAGATCGCGCTGTGGCTGATGCTGATCCACGCCGCCTGGGCGACGCGGGTGGCTCGGCGGGGCAGCCCCGAGGCGAGGTCGCGCTTTCATCGCTACAGCGTGCTGGTCTGGCTGATCTGGCTGGTGCCCTACATCGGGGGGATGATCGTGGGGATGCGCGGCCGTCCTTGA
- a CDS encoding FAD binding domain-containing protein, with product MSWIKDYRLTADLDEAAELLARPDERWAVFGGGSRLVARKPPEVERLVDLLPLGLDRIEDGDDGALRLGARVRLQTLADRKDRDGLLRAASLSLAHSVNLRNQMTLAGETAWPIVLSELQTALVALDARVHRHALAPAGVADYLAESPRAGIITALELPAARGWRFGFHALRAASAARPQLVLAAGVELVDGRIKAARLVYGRFGERPQRALGLERRLVGEAPAPLGLGTLEGDLRDGLAPFDDPGVDAASKWDGAAALVDEFLATCRGASGP from the coding sequence ATGAGCTGGATCAAGGACTATCGCCTCACCGCCGACCTGGACGAGGCCGCCGAACTCCTGGCGCGCCCCGACGAGCGCTGGGCCGTCTTCGGCGGCGGCAGCCGCCTCGTGGCGCGCAAGCCGCCCGAGGTGGAGCGGCTGGTCGACCTGCTGCCCCTCGGCCTCGACCGCATCGAAGACGGCGACGACGGCGCCCTCCGCCTCGGCGCCCGCGTGCGCCTGCAGACCCTGGCCGACCGCAAGGACCGCGACGGCCTCCTGCGCGCGGCGTCCCTCTCCCTCGCCCACTCGGTGAACCTGCGCAACCAGATGACGCTGGCCGGCGAGACCGCCTGGCCCATCGTGCTGAGCGAGCTGCAGACGGCGCTCGTGGCCCTGGACGCCCGCGTGCATCGCCACGCCCTCGCGCCCGCGGGCGTCGCCGACTACCTGGCCGAGTCGCCGCGCGCGGGGATCATCACGGCGCTGGAGCTGCCGGCCGCGCGCGGCTGGCGCTTCGGCTTCCACGCGCTGCGCGCCGCGAGCGCCGCGCGGCCGCAGCTGGTGCTCGCCGCGGGCGTGGAGCTGGTGGATGGCCGGATCAAGGCGGCGCGTCTCGTCTACGGACGCTTCGGCGAGCGGCCGCAGCGCGCGCTGGGACTGGAGCGGCGGCTCGTGGGCGAGGCGCCGGCGCCGCTTGGACTCGGCACGCTGGAGGGCGACCTGCGCGACGGGCTCGCGCCCTTCGACGACCCCGGCGTCGACGCGGCAAGCAAGTGGGACGGCGCCGCGGCGCTGGTGGACGAGTTCCTGGCCACCTGTCGCGGAGCGTCCGGGCCGTGA
- a CDS encoding molybdopterin-dependent oxidoreductase, translating into MSVKFSDEHGEGGADTVLVDDRPVSAATHLALQVEGRRVETLEGLRDTPWLAALAERFLDEGAVQCGYCTPALLLQLEALRRRDPAPDETALRAALGAVFCRCTGMVKPLRAARVAFGLAAPRESGARAAREGGAPLRVVGHDARRVDGRALVRGEPVFAGDLEPAGALMLAILPSPHAHARIRAIDTTAALRLPGVAAVLTWRDVPRRAYTSAGQGFPEPSPYDCYLLDDKVRHVGDKVALVAAETPAAAAAACAAIAVDYELLPHFLDEREAQAEGAPIVHDEPRPDDPQTDLLFWPEDPARNVAARTSLDLGDVDAGFAAASAVIEREYRTHQVQQCSLEPHVCSSWLDADGRLVIRSSTQVPFHVRRVVARLLDLPTSRVRVIKARVGGGFGGKQEILGEELVALMTLRTGRPVRLVLSRAEELRFARSRHPARVRYRAGFDAARRLTAMQMDILENTGANGAHALTVMSVSANKGLSLYPAPAVRHRGVAVYSNRPPAGAFRGYGSPQAFFALESFMDEAARELGADPFRLRLDNALRVGDAMEVAAKLGEGREGVLSTLTSGAIEGCLRAGREAIGWDTAPRGCPPPNAPPCSPLRRGLGFALVMQGSGIPGIDMAGAFLKMNEDGGFNLMVGAADIGTGSDTVLAQIAAEVLGVTPAMIVVTSGDTDHTPFDPGAYASSTTYISGGAVKKAAETLRARILDYAALLLDADAAGLRLDGPAVLAPDGRRLPFTEIGTRSLYTDHQRQLMASASHVSPDSPPPFAAQFAEIEVNLATGAIRVLRFVTAVDAGRVLNPAMAEGQVEGAVAQGLGMALVERMAFDAAGRPQAASFREHGYLVPDDLPEQQVIFVEDHEPTGPFGAKAVAEICINGPAPAVANALADATGVRLRETPLTPDRVRAALRAAGLRL; encoded by the coding sequence ATGTCGGTCAAGTTCTCCGACGAACACGGCGAGGGCGGCGCCGACACGGTGCTCGTCGACGACCGGCCCGTCAGCGCGGCCACCCACCTCGCGCTGCAGGTGGAGGGGCGTCGCGTGGAGACGCTCGAAGGCCTGCGCGACACGCCCTGGCTCGCCGCGCTGGCCGAACGCTTCCTCGACGAGGGCGCCGTGCAGTGCGGCTACTGCACGCCGGCCCTTCTGCTGCAGCTGGAGGCCCTGCGCCGCCGCGATCCCGCGCCCGACGAGACCGCCCTGCGCGCCGCGCTGGGGGCCGTGTTCTGTCGCTGCACCGGCATGGTCAAGCCGCTGCGGGCCGCCCGCGTGGCCTTCGGCCTGGCGGCGCCGCGCGAGTCGGGGGCGCGGGCCGCGCGGGAGGGCGGCGCGCCGCTGCGCGTCGTCGGTCACGATGCGCGGCGCGTGGACGGCCGCGCGTTGGTGCGCGGCGAGCCCGTCTTCGCCGGCGACCTGGAGCCTGCCGGCGCGCTCATGCTCGCGATCCTGCCGAGCCCTCACGCGCACGCGCGCATCCGCGCCATCGACACGACCGCCGCGCTGCGGCTGCCCGGCGTGGCGGCGGTGCTCACCTGGCGCGACGTCCCCCGCCGCGCCTACACCAGCGCGGGCCAGGGCTTCCCCGAGCCCAGCCCCTACGACTGCTATCTGCTGGATGACAAGGTCCGCCACGTGGGCGACAAGGTGGCGCTCGTGGCCGCCGAAACGCCCGCCGCCGCCGCGGCGGCCTGCGCGGCCATCGCGGTGGACTACGAGCTGCTGCCCCACTTCCTCGACGAGCGCGAGGCCCAGGCCGAGGGCGCGCCCATCGTCCACGACGAGCCCCGCCCCGACGACCCCCAGACCGACCTGCTCTTCTGGCCGGAGGACCCCGCGCGGAACGTCGCCGCGCGCACCTCGCTCGACCTGGGCGACGTGGACGCCGGCTTCGCGGCGGCGAGCGCCGTGATCGAGCGCGAGTACCGCACGCACCAGGTGCAGCAGTGCTCGCTGGAACCCCACGTGTGCAGCAGCTGGCTCGACGCCGACGGCCGCCTCGTGATCCGCAGCAGCACGCAGGTGCCCTTTCACGTCCGGCGCGTGGTCGCGCGCCTGCTCGACCTGCCCACGAGCCGCGTGCGCGTGATCAAGGCGCGCGTGGGCGGCGGCTTCGGCGGCAAGCAGGAGATCCTCGGCGAGGAGCTGGTGGCGCTGATGACGCTGCGCACCGGCCGTCCCGTGCGCCTCGTCCTGAGCCGCGCCGAGGAACTGCGCTTCGCGCGCAGCCGTCACCCGGCCCGCGTGCGCTACCGCGCGGGCTTCGACGCCGCGCGACGCCTGACCGCCATGCAGATGGACATCCTCGAGAACACCGGCGCCAACGGCGCGCACGCGCTCACGGTGATGTCCGTGTCGGCCAACAAGGGCCTCAGCCTCTACCCGGCGCCGGCGGTGCGGCACCGGGGCGTGGCCGTCTACAGCAACCGGCCGCCGGCGGGGGCCTTTCGCGGCTACGGTTCGCCCCAGGCCTTCTTCGCGCTGGAGTCCTTCATGGACGAGGCCGCGCGCGAACTCGGCGCCGATCCCTTCCGCCTGCGCCTGGACAACGCGCTGCGCGTGGGCGACGCCATGGAGGTGGCCGCGAAGCTGGGCGAGGGCCGCGAGGGCGTGCTGTCCACGTTGACGAGCGGCGCCATCGAGGGCTGCCTGCGTGCGGGGCGCGAGGCCATCGGCTGGGACACGGCCCCGCGGGGCTGTCCGCCGCCGAATGCGCCGCCCTGTTCGCCGCTGCGGCGGGGGCTGGGCTTCGCGCTGGTGATGCAGGGCTCGGGCATCCCCGGCATCGACATGGCCGGCGCCTTCCTCAAGATGAACGAGGACGGCGGCTTCAACCTCATGGTGGGAGCCGCGGACATCGGCACCGGCTCGGATACCGTGCTGGCGCAGATCGCCGCCGAGGTGCTGGGCGTGACGCCGGCGATGATCGTGGTGACCAGCGGCGACACGGACCACACGCCTTTCGACCCGGGCGCCTACGCCTCGAGCACCACCTACATCAGCGGCGGCGCGGTCAAGAAGGCGGCCGAGACGCTGCGCGCGCGCATCCTCGACTACGCCGCGTTGCTGCTCGACGCCGATGCCGCCGGCCTGCGGCTGGACGGCCCCGCCGTCCTGGCCCCGGACGGCCGCCGCCTGCCCTTCACCGAGATCGGCACGCGGAGCCTCTACACGGACCATCAGCGGCAGCTCATGGCCTCGGCCAGCCACGTGTCGCCGGACTCGCCGCCGCCCTTCGCGGCGCAGTTCGCCGAGATCGAGGTGAACCTGGCCACCGGCGCGATCCGCGTGCTGCGCTTCGTCACGGCTGTGGACGCGGGCCGCGTCCTCAACCCCGCCATGGCCGAGGGGCAGGTGGAGGGCGCGGTGGCCCAGGGACTGGGCATGGCGCTGGTGGAGCGGATGGCCTTCGACGCGGCGGGACGTCCCCAGGCCGCCAGCTTCCGCGAGCACGGCTACCTGGTGCCTGACGACCTGCCCGAGCAGCAGGTGATCTTCGTGGAGGACCACGAACCCACGGGGCCTTTCGGGGCCAAGGCCGTGGCCGAGATCTGCATCAACGGCCCGGCCCCCGCCGTGGCCAACGCCCTCGCCGACGCCACCGGCGTCCGCCTGCGGGAGACTCCCCTGACGCCAGACCGGGTGCGCGCCGCCCTGCGCGCAGCCGGTCTCCGATTATAG
- a CDS encoding response regulator, with protein sequence MMGKRRHSQDGAMKRALPRFLAYFLGSALMVLAIGVLLFVAERASRTEFLADQEQSRLRLQGDVAERELRQISADLLTLAKNASVGRAMLVGVGEAPGQLDRDDALALARDLENFAQVKGVYDALTLYDRAGHQLLRLENADSEPVAVFPDSAESRRKRAPVDLGSLPAGEVRYWMPEDQSARLSVATAVREAGRSQGCLVLSYRTAHLLGEMGEQAQNAATDLRILDRRGRTLFATAAGRPATAAFDPSTADPELWHRILSTGDGQQREASGLVTYRSLRPGRWLEELDAKSEGQGGWKLVAFLPASELSAAMQPYLGQLLRFYLAVLVLLALGSLLLAVGRVRSRQAAEDADASRERYAKLMDDARELVITATIEEDATGTAGLLSLNRAATELLGFDAAEVAQMSLSELVTPASIEALRRHLATARMGRAKAVELEVITRGGQVHSLELIFKRVVSEDGESSVLRGSGHDVGDRKRAETALDSMEQLMTLQTTVLTLLDHDDLDGALGTLLAHPELRLSGWVALYAAVDAQSPVERAHYRAVESKDAGVLVDYLPERLPDSLRPTLAAEHPFRLDLHADGDPPFGKALPKAHRVCWFFPVGQGAGALLLFSADEGDWAAPRQEVFANLARACGQRLSLRRLSAGLAAGRAALDSARSETAKAEDTLPSFLIRVGDRLRLPARRLVTEAGQAIASGQDPAAGLATLERGARGVLRSIEEILTYAELEAGRLTVKAEEFDWREVLRDALGAMAEASARRGLTLRAEIEKQIPPRLVGDAHLLRQVLDQLLGNAVRYTEEGEVVLKVQLARETAGGVSLHFTVHDTGCGIPDEQQNSLFSAFGDEGQAASRRHRNGGMGLSLASRLVKAMDGTMWMQSVPSQGSNFHFTCPFSLLVGQQKPDFGAKETPAAPGQPTPAPAPAAPVAAAPPSPAPPLRSLHLLVADESESSREKLRTLLQQHGHRATVVDSAIQAIESIALDDFDAVLMGVQMRDMDGLTATRAIRDYEKSGGAHLPVIALSAQAMEGDRARCEAAGMDHYLAKPIDEQQLLATLAAVAQGTSLGPAAPGVEAPHDDGKDINVNVDMDLSVFDRAAALDRVAGDIELLIELAGMFMEDVPNMLAEIESAVRNGDSDGLRKSAHTLKGAVSNFSAQNAQDAAWALEQIGRSGDLSEAVGAYNLLRQEIERLQPLLSSL encoded by the coding sequence ATGATGGGCAAGCGCAGGCACTCGCAAGACGGCGCCATGAAGCGGGCCCTGCCCCGTTTCCTGGCCTACTTCCTGGGTTCGGCGCTGATGGTGCTGGCCATCGGCGTGCTGCTCTTCGTGGCGGAACGGGCCAGTCGCACCGAGTTCCTGGCGGACCAGGAGCAGTCGCGGCTGCGACTCCAGGGCGACGTGGCCGAGCGCGAGCTGCGGCAGATCTCCGCCGACCTGCTGACCCTCGCGAAGAACGCCAGCGTCGGACGCGCGATGCTCGTCGGCGTGGGCGAGGCGCCGGGGCAGCTGGACCGCGACGACGCCCTCGCCCTCGCGCGCGACCTGGAGAACTTCGCGCAGGTGAAGGGCGTCTACGACGCGCTCACGCTCTACGACCGCGCCGGCCATCAGCTGCTGCGGCTGGAGAACGCCGACAGCGAGCCGGTCGCCGTCTTCCCCGACTCCGCCGAGAGTCGCCGCAAGCGCGCGCCCGTGGATCTGGGCAGCCTGCCGGCCGGCGAGGTCCGCTACTGGATGCCCGAGGACCAGTCGGCGCGCCTGAGCGTCGCCACCGCGGTGCGCGAGGCGGGGCGCAGCCAGGGCTGCCTGGTGCTCTCCTATCGCACGGCGCACCTGCTGGGCGAGATGGGCGAGCAGGCGCAGAACGCGGCGACGGATCTGCGCATCCTCGATCGCCGTGGACGCACGCTCTTCGCCACCGCGGCGGGACGTCCCGCCACGGCGGCCTTCGATCCCAGCACGGCCGATCCCGAGCTCTGGCACCGCATCCTGAGCACGGGCGACGGCCAGCAGCGCGAGGCGAGCGGTCTCGTCACCTATCGCAGCCTGCGGCCGGGCCGCTGGCTCGAGGAACTGGACGCCAAGAGCGAGGGTCAGGGCGGCTGGAAGCTCGTGGCGTTCCTGCCCGCGTCGGAACTCAGCGCGGCGATGCAGCCCTACCTGGGCCAGCTGCTGCGCTTCTACCTGGCCGTCCTCGTGCTGCTGGCGCTGGGTTCGCTGCTGCTGGCCGTGGGGCGCGTCCGTTCGCGCCAGGCTGCCGAGGACGCGGACGCCAGCCGCGAGCGCTACGCCAAGCTCATGGACGACGCCCGCGAGCTCGTGATCACCGCCACCATCGAGGAGGACGCCACCGGCACCGCCGGCCTGCTCTCCCTCAACCGCGCCGCCACCGAACTGCTGGGCTTCGACGCCGCCGAGGTGGCGCAGATGAGCCTGAGCGAGCTGGTGACGCCCGCGAGCATCGAGGCCCTGCGGCGTCACCTCGCCACCGCGCGCATGGGGCGCGCCAAGGCCGTCGAGCTCGAGGTGATCACGCGCGGAGGCCAGGTTCACAGCCTCGAGCTGATCTTCAAGCGCGTGGTCTCCGAGGACGGCGAGAGCAGCGTGCTCCGCGGCAGCGGCCACGACGTGGGCGACCGCAAGCGCGCCGAGACCGCGCTCGACTCGATGGAGCAGCTGATGACGCTGCAGACCACCGTGCTCACCCTGCTCGATCACGACGACCTCGACGGCGCGCTCGGCACGCTGCTGGCGCATCCCGAGCTGCGGCTCTCCGGCTGGGTGGCGCTCTACGCCGCCGTCGACGCGCAGTCGCCCGTGGAGCGCGCGCACTATCGCGCCGTGGAGAGCAAGGACGCGGGCGTCCTCGTGGACTACCTGCCCGAGCGGCTGCCCGACAGCCTGCGGCCCACGCTGGCCGCGGAGCATCCCTTCCGCCTCGATCTGCACGCCGACGGCGACCCGCCCTTCGGCAAGGCGCTGCCCAAGGCGCATCGCGTCTGCTGGTTCTTCCCCGTGGGTCAGGGCGCCGGCGCGCTGCTGCTCTTCAGCGCCGACGAGGGCGACTGGGCCGCGCCACGCCAGGAGGTCTTCGCGAACCTGGCGCGCGCCTGCGGACAGCGGCTCAGCCTTCGCCGCCTGAGCGCCGGCCTCGCGGCCGGACGGGCGGCCCTGGACTCCGCGCGCTCCGAGACGGCCAAGGCCGAGGACACGCTGCCCAGCTTCCTCATTCGCGTGGGCGACCGCCTGCGCCTGCCGGCCCGCCGCCTGGTGACGGAGGCCGGGCAGGCCATCGCCTCGGGGCAGGATCCGGCCGCAGGGCTGGCCACGCTCGAGCGCGGCGCGCGCGGCGTGCTGCGCAGCATCGAGGAGATCCTCACCTACGCCGAGCTGGAGGCGGGCCGCCTCACCGTGAAGGCGGAGGAGTTCGACTGGCGCGAGGTCCTGCGCGACGCGCTCGGCGCCATGGCCGAGGCCTCCGCGCGCCGTGGGCTCACGCTGCGCGCCGAGATCGAGAAGCAGATTCCGCCGCGGCTCGTCGGCGACGCGCATCTGCTGCGGCAGGTGCTGGACCAGCTGCTCGGCAACGCCGTGCGCTACACCGAGGAGGGCGAGGTCGTCCTCAAGGTGCAGCTCGCGCGGGAGACGGCCGGCGGCGTGTCGCTGCACTTCACCGTCCACGACACCGGCTGCGGCATTCCCGACGAGCAGCAGAACAGCCTGTTCTCGGCCTTCGGCGACGAGGGGCAGGCGGCGTCGCGGCGGCATCGCAACGGCGGCATGGGGCTCAGCCTGGCGTCGCGGCTGGTGAAGGCCATGGATGGGACCATGTGGATGCAGAGCGTCCCGTCCCAGGGGAGCAACTTCCACTTCACCTGCCCGTTCAGCCTGCTCGTGGGCCAGCAGAAGCCCGACTTTGGCGCCAAGGAGACCCCCGCGGCTCCCGGCCAGCCGACGCCGGCGCCCGCCCCCGCCGCGCCCGTGGCGGCCGCGCCGCCGTCGCCAGCGCCGCCGCTGCGCTCCCTGCACCTGCTGGTCGCGGACGAGAGCGAGTCCAGCCGCGAGAAGCTGCGCACCCTGCTGCAGCAGCACGGCCACCGGGCGACGGTGGTGGACTCGGCGATCCAGGCCATCGAGTCCATCGCGCTCGACGACTTCGACGCCGTGCTGATGGGCGTCCAGATGCGCGACATGGACGGCCTCACGGCCACGCGGGCCATCCGCGACTACGAGAAGTCCGGCGGCGCGCACCTGCCGGTGATCGCCCTCAGCGCGCAGGCCATGGAAGGCGACCGCGCCCGCTGCGAGGCGGCGGGCATGGACCACTACCTGGCCAAGCCCATCGACGAGCAACAGCTCCTGGCGACACTCGCCGCCGTGGCGCAGGGCACGTCCCTCGGCCCGGCGGCGCCTGGCGTCGAAGCCCCACACGATGACGGAAAGGACATCAACGTGAACGTGGACATGGATCTCAGCGTCTTCGACCGCGCCGCCGCCCTGGACCGGGTGGCGGGGGACATCGAGCTGCTCATCGAGCTCGCCGGCATGTTCATGGAGGACGTGCCGAACATGCTGGCCGAGATCGAGTCGGCCGTGCGCAACGGCGACAGCGACGGGCTGCGCAAGAGCGCGCACACGCTCAAGGGCGCCGTGAGCAACTTCAGCGCGCAGAACGCGCAGGACGCCGCCTGGGCGCTCGAGCAGATCGGCCGCAGCGGCGATCTGAGCGAGGCCGTCGGCGCCTACAACCTGCTCCGGCAGGAGATCGAGCGTCTTCAGCCCCTGCTGAGCTCGCTCTAG